The window CTGGCTGCTTATAGACAAAATTATGTGGAAGGTGATGAATATTTTAAAAAGAATCCTGCTAATGACGGTCCTCCACATGGTTTTGATTATGATTATTTTTTCAAAACTCAGGATGATTATCAATCTGATGTAAGGGATATTGAAGCTGTAAAATTCACTGTAAAGCAAATCAGCTCTCAGCTATCTTATGTACAATTTCATCTGAAAAACTCAGGGATGACATATCAATATATTCTTAGCAAGAATAAAGACCATCAATGGCAAATTGATTCCATTGAAAACATTAGCAAATAAATTTAATTCACATAAAACTAGAAATACGATTGATTTAATACAACAGTATCTTGTTTTTGATTAAATTAGCTATTCCAAAAAATATTAATATGAAGGAGAAATGGATATCCCATCCAACTATTTTAGAAGGAAAAAATGTAGAGCTCATCCCTTTGGAAAAAGAACATTTTGAAGAATTATATGCTGCCGCAGCAGATAAAGACCTTTGGACATTAATTCCTACTGACGGTTCCGATAAATCAATATTCTATCAAAACTATGAATTTGCCCTATCAGAAAGAGAAGCAGGAAGGCAATATCCTTTCGTCATAAGACATAAGAAGACTCAGAAGCTGATAGGTTCCACAAGGTTTTTTGAAATATATCCATCTGATAAAAAATTAGAAATCGGCTGGACCTGGATTACAAAAGAATTTTGGGGAACATCTGTCAATCTGGAATGCAAATTACTTCTGCTCAGTTACTGTTTTGATGTATTAAAAACCAATCGTATACAACTGAAAACTAAAGATGACAACTTCAGATCAAGAAAAGCGATTGAAAAAATAGGTGGCGTATTTGAAGGTATTTTACGAAAAGACAAAATTCAGAATGACGGGACCACAAGAAATGCGGCCTATTACAGTATCCTTGATGATGAATGGGAAAATGCAAAACTGAAAATTGAAACCTTAATCAAAGAAAAAGAAGCTTCTGAGCTAAAACAATTTTCTGAGAAGCAGTATGGCATAAAATAAAAAAACGGACGTAAAATCAAGTATTTTACGTCCGTTTTTTCAATAGTCATTTACTTTTTAATAATTTTCTTTGAAATTATGGTTCCATTCTTCAATTCTCCCTGAAGGATATAAACACCTTTTGGAAGTTTTGAAATATCAATATTTCTTGAAGCACCCGCTGTAATAACGGTTTTACCTTCCAAAGAGCTCACTGTAATCTTTTTAAGATCCTCTTTTGACGCTATTGCAATAAAATCTGCACTTGGGTTCGGATAGATAGAGATCGTCGCTTTTTTGCTATCCAAATCAACAGTAGACAATACTGTGCTATCAAGATACGATACCGTTTTTGAAACATTGGTAACTCCATTAAGCACAAATGTATTGATGGCAAAACTAAACACCATACCATCAGTCTGGCTTACCCACTGATAAGATTCATTGGTATAAGTAGCTGTAATAGGGGTAGGTGAACTGGCAATAGTCTGTGTTGCAG of the Chryseobacterium capnotolerans genome contains:
- a CDS encoding GNAT family N-acetyltransferase produces the protein MKEKWISHPTILEGKNVELIPLEKEHFEELYAAAADKDLWTLIPTDGSDKSIFYQNYEFALSEREAGRQYPFVIRHKKTQKLIGSTRFFEIYPSDKKLEIGWTWITKEFWGTSVNLECKLLLLSYCFDVLKTNRIQLKTKDDNFRSRKAIEKIGGVFEGILRKDKIQNDGTTRNAAYYSILDDEWENAKLKIETLIKEKEASELKQFSEKQYGIK